The Cetobacterium somerae ATCC BAA-474 genome has a window encoding:
- the cls gene encoding cardiolipin synthase, translating to MKEIFIALKDYLVFVNIIFACIVIFFERRRPVFTLFWITILLLTSYFGFIMYLFFGISFKKRRALAKYYLKNSHDYLKNLNKKSMVSIKKWIGLSRYLDGVLLGKMTHNNSFTFYPEAKYYFENLTLSIKNAKKSIYMEYYIFDDDEVGSPIYDLLLEKVKEGVEIKIIVDGAGTRGVSRKRVEELKRAGIMFEVFFPSYFPFVKVGNLRANYRDHRKIALIDNKICFSGGLNIGKDYIGKGRLGNWQDIGFSLKGEAIIDYLHEFERSWKFLKKDTTDIFQNIAIDKDDHSLTPIQVVSSGPNYEFHTIKDTFLSLIVKAEKSIHIETPYFIPDEPILDALKAALVSGVKVKIVIPSVGDHAFVYWANQYFYGELLELGAEIYKYKYGFIHSKLVIIDGEIAFLGTANFDYRSMYQNFEISLLILGNNITELEKRIDKDILDSKRVTLEEYKNRGKKDRVLESISKLLAPIL from the coding sequence ATGAAAGAGATATTCATAGCATTAAAGGACTACTTAGTATTTGTTAATATTATATTTGCATGTATCGTTATATTCTTTGAAAGAAGAAGACCAGTATTCACACTATTTTGGATAACAATATTGTTATTAACATCCTATTTTGGATTTATAATGTATCTATTTTTTGGTATTAGCTTTAAAAAACGTAGAGCTTTAGCAAAATATTATTTAAAAAATAGTCATGATTATCTAAAAAATTTAAATAAAAAATCTATGGTTAGTATTAAAAAATGGATAGGATTAAGTAGATATTTAGATGGAGTCCTTTTAGGAAAAATGACTCATAATAACAGTTTTACATTTTATCCAGAAGCTAAGTATTACTTTGAAAATCTAACACTATCTATAAAAAATGCAAAAAAATCTATATATATGGAGTATTATATATTTGATGATGATGAGGTAGGGTCTCCAATTTACGATTTACTTTTAGAAAAGGTTAAAGAGGGAGTGGAGATAAAAATAATAGTAGATGGAGCTGGAACAAGAGGAGTTTCTAGAAAAAGAGTTGAAGAGTTAAAAAGAGCAGGTATAATGTTTGAGGTATTCTTCCCATCGTACTTTCCATTTGTAAAAGTTGGAAATTTAAGAGCTAACTATAGAGATCATAGAAAAATAGCTCTTATAGATAACAAAATATGTTTTTCAGGTGGATTGAATATAGGAAAAGACTATATTGGTAAGGGTCGTTTAGGAAATTGGCAAGATATAGGATTCTCTTTAAAAGGTGAAGCTATAATAGACTATTTGCATGAGTTTGAAAGAAGTTGGAAATTCTTAAAAAAGGACACAACAGATATATTTCAAAATATTGCTATTGATAAAGATGACCATAGTTTAACTCCAATTCAAGTTGTAAGTTCAGGACCAAACTATGAGTTTCATACTATAAAAGATACATTTTTAAGTTTAATAGTAAAAGCTGAAAAAAGTATACATATAGAAACACCATATTTTATTCCAGATGAACCTATTTTAGATGCTTTAAAGGCAGCTTTAGTTTCAGGAGTAAAAGTTAAAATAGTGATACCTAGTGTTGGAGATCACGCTTTTGTTTACTGGGCTAATCAATACTTTTATGGAGAGTTACTTGAACTTGGAGCTGAGATATACAAATATAAATATGGATTTATTCATAGTAAATTAGTTATTATAGATGGAGAGATTGCATTTTTAGGAACTGCAAACTTTGATTATAGAAGTATGTATCAAAATTTTGAAATAAGTCTTCTGATTTTGGGAAATAACATTACTGAATTAGAAAAAAGAATAGATAAAGATATTTTAGATTCTAAAAGAGTAACATTAGAGGAGTATAAAAATAGAGGAAAAAAAGATAGGGTGCTAGAATCTATTTCTAAATTGTTAGCACCAATACTATAA
- a CDS encoding RelA/SpoT domain-containing protein produces MVLDNTIDREEFFKAFCITEEYFNSTGLNWDELMKIYADYITLVPYLEKEAEHIVSKLIDSEGVHSVRRRVKRATHLVEKIIRKGRKYADRGISVENYKEIITDLIGIRVLHLFKDDWRGIHCEITKLWDTKETPQINIRRGDYNIQDLKNTIQDLDCEIIVRDHGYRSIHYLIGVPVTKQDEVLVEIQVRTVFEEAWSEIDHLMRYPYDVDNPIITEYLGIFNRIVGSADEMGMFIKKIKKEFSNGKGLEDNFRELDLKFK; encoded by the coding sequence TTGGTATTAGATAATACGATAGACAGAGAAGAATTTTTTAAAGCTTTCTGTATAACAGAGGAGTATTTTAATTCCACTGGTCTTAATTGGGATGAGCTTATGAAAATTTATGCTGACTATATAACATTAGTTCCTTATTTAGAAAAAGAAGCTGAACATATAGTATCTAAATTAATTGATAGTGAAGGGGTTCACTCAGTTAGAAGAAGAGTAAAAAGAGCAACACATCTTGTTGAAAAAATAATAAGAAAAGGTCGCAAATATGCAGATCGTGGAATAAGTGTAGAAAACTACAAAGAGATTATAACTGACCTCATAGGAATTCGTGTGCTACATCTATTTAAAGATGATTGGCGTGGAATTCATTGTGAAATAACAAAGTTATGGGATACAAAAGAAACTCCTCAGATAAACATCAGACGAGGGGATTATAATATCCAAGATCTAAAAAATACTATTCAAGACTTAGATTGTGAGATAATTGTGAGAGACCATGGTTACAGGTCAATCCATTATCTAATTGGCGTGCCAGTTACAAAGCAAGATGAGGTACTTGTAGAGATTCAAGTGAGAACAGTTTTTGAAGAAGCTTGGAGTGAGATAGATCACTTAATGAGATATCCATATGATGTTGATAATCCAATTATAACTGAATACTTAGGTATTTTTAATAGAATAGTTGGAAGTGCAGATGAGATGGGTATGTTTATAAAAAAAATAAAAAAAGAGTTTTCTAATGGAAAAGGTTTAGAAGATAATTTCAGAGAGTTGGATTTAAAATTCAAATAA